A region of the Candidatus Bathyarchaeota archaeon genome:
TTAACATGAACAGCGGAGGTACATATGTTTGCATTGAAGGTCCAAGATTCTCAACAAGAGCAGAGAGTCGACTTTTTAGACAATGGGAAGCTGATGTTGTTGGAATGACAATATATCCTGAGTGTGTATTGGCAAGGGAAGCAGAGATTTGCTATGGCTCAATTGCATTAGTTACGGATTATGATGTGTGGGCAGATAAACCGGTAACTACAGATGAAATACTCACTACGATGGGTAAAAATATAGATAAAGCAAAGAAATTATTCGCAGAAGTAGTCCCTGAAATTCCTACTAAACCGAAATGCGACTGTTGGGACGCATTGAAAGAAGCAGTACTTTAAGAAATCACTGTATTGATATAATAATTAAAAGGGTGAACTTTATGACAGAAATTCAAATTCGAAAAGTCGAAGAAGAAGATTTCTTACGAATAATTGATTTTACAAACAATTGCGCACCTATACCTAGAGAAAGAAATTCGATTTACCATTGTCTGACAAGATTTTTCGCAAATACATGTTTTGTGGCAGAAAGACAGGGTAATATAATCGGCCACATTCTAGGATGGGTCTCTCAGGTTGATGATAGAATTGCATATGTTCATAATGTTTGCATCATGCCAGAGGAAAGGAGACATAAAATAGCTACAAAACTTTATGATAAATTTATAGAAACTGTGAAGGAGATTGGATGTGATCAAATATTTCTTATTGCTAATGCAATAAATGATGTCTCAATTAATTTTCATCGCTCGCTTGGCTTTAATCCCACAATAGAAGGTGAAAAAATTATCATAAATGGTGTTGAGACTATTAAGAATTATAATGGGGCTGGGGAGCACATGGTTCTTATGAGAAAAGACCTTTCTTGATAGGCTTTGATTTTTTTTGATTGCTGAATGATTCTAGAATTTTTATATGCCGAATATTTCTTTGAGTATCGTCTAGTACGTAGAATTAGGAAAAGCAAAATTATTACTCCTGCCAGTAATGGCAATGAGTTTTGGAATTCAGGAACAGCTTCTTCGTTAGCTGAACTAAGCCAATCCATGTGGAAGATTAATGAAGAGCATGCTCCCCAACTTATATCCAACCCATTTGGCAGATATATCGGATTTAATCCTGGATGATAAACTCCAAAATCATGCCTTCCTTCAATTAACCACATCTCATAAAAGCCATCTAGAGAGTAAGTATAAACCTCTTCAACTCCGTTCTCATGATAGGCTGTAATGCTGGCCCAAGACAACGGATAGGCATCTCTGAGCCAATTTGCCCATGTAATATTTCCTGATAAATATCCCAATCTCTCCACATCAATAATTGATGATGTATCTTCTATTCTAATAGAATCTATGCTGATGAGCGAAGGTTCATCATGATAGTAACCGGCTACACTAATTCTTAATCGATAAATTCCTTCATCTAGGCCAGAGTCCAATTTCCTATTTGCATCAGTAGTATCGTAGAAGTTCGTCCAAAGATGTCTTGGATTCCCATAATAATTATCAAAACCGTAAAGATTGATACTAAGGTTTGTACTACCAATATCAATATACGATATATTAGCAGCTATAAATTCTCCAAATTCGTCGAATGCTTCAACTCTAATTGGGGTAGCATCAATATTGTTGATTGGACGAGCATAGCATAATCTATTATTTATCGGTTCAAAAATTTGCTCAGTCCTAAAACCTATGTTTAAATTAATTTTCGATCCCTTGTAGAGATATATGGGAATATCGCTAATATGACTCAAAGTTACTGGGATAGCTATTGATGCCTGGTTTGGATCTTCAAGGTACCCTGGCGTATAGATTTTCAATATGTAGGTTCCGGTATTCAACCCTAATGCGCTTGCAAAAGGTGGTAAAAAGGGCGGTCCAACTTCCCAACTAATTTCCCCTCTTGTGGAAATAAAGATTCCATTCCCTATTTCTGGCTGAGTTGCATATAAAGTCCCTATTAGACTTCCTTCAATAGTCTGAATATCTATTCTTATTCTCGATCCTGGATAAAGCCAATCTATTCTATTTGATGGATCCTGCCAATCCACTGAATACATAGTAAAATTTATACCGCCACCTAATACCAAATGAAAACTCAATTTTATCGCACTGTTGCAGAAACCTACAATTGAAGCTTTTACAACGTCAATTTGAAAGTACAGGGGAGTCTGTCTATTAGTTAATTCTAAAAGCTCGGCAGGAAAAGCTTCTGTAAGTGGTGAAGTAGTAGTAGGATATGCCAATCTTAGTTGTGGAGAAGTAGCCATAAGTGCATTCATGGCAATAAAGTCCATAGTCTGATTCATAAAAATAGTATTGATCGTATAAGTTCCAGGCAATAACCCTTGATCCTTTTTGAAAGTCCATGCAATTTTTTTAGAATCGCTTG
Encoded here:
- a CDS encoding GNAT family N-acetyltransferase, whose translation is MTEIQIRKVEEEDFLRIIDFTNNCAPIPRERNSIYHCLTRFFANTCFVAERQGNIIGHILGWVSQVDDRIAYVHNVCIMPEERRHKIATKLYDKFIETVKEIGCDQIFLIANAINDVSINFHRSLGFNPTIEGEKIIINGVETIKNYNGAGEHMVLMRKDLS